Proteins from a single region of Runella sp. SP2:
- a CDS encoding Arc family DNA-binding protein, translated as MATEKKAFVLRISPEMLKELEQWAQEEFRSTNGQIEYVLSDALKKRKRASKSPKNPASLE; from the coding sequence ATGGCAACCGAAAAAAAGGCGTTTGTACTCAGAATCAGCCCCGAAATGCTCAAAGAGCTGGAACAATGGGCTCAAGAAGAGTTCAGAAGTACTAACGGCCAAATCGAATACGTGCTAAGTGATGCGCTCAAGAAACGAAAAAGGGCATCGAAATCACCTAAGAACCCAGCGTCGCTGGAGTAA